A part of Sulfurimonas sp. HSL-1716 genomic DNA contains:
- a CDS encoding TIGR00282 family metallophosphoesterase: MKIAFIGDIVGRPGRVMVQQYLKELRDQYEIDFVIANYENASHGFGLTKKNADELFKAGIDVMTGGNHTFDKREIFDLFDSYEILRPHNYPDSVTGTGMKVYEVNGEKLAVLNVMGHYGMPYVDNAFRCADETVKALHDDGITNIFVDVHAEASSEKRAMMMLLEGRVSAVCGTHTHVSSDDLQISKGTAYLSDIGLTGCRDNIIGMDKKTPLDAFFTGIKGHFDVPKNCKKILQTVIYDIKDGKCEDTFKIKIFDDNTKIITKGWIER; encoded by the coding sequence GTGAAAATAGCATTTATCGGAGATATAGTAGGTCGCCCGGGACGGGTCATGGTACAACAATACTTAAAAGAACTTCGCGATCAATACGAGATAGATTTTGTGATAGCCAACTACGAGAACGCTTCACACGGTTTCGGGCTTACGAAAAAAAATGCCGACGAACTTTTTAAAGCCGGTATAGATGTGATGACCGGAGGGAACCATACTTTCGACAAAAGAGAGATATTCGATCTGTTTGATTCGTACGAGATACTGCGTCCCCATAACTATCCGGACAGTGTGACGGGAACAGGAATGAAAGTTTATGAAGTAAATGGTGAAAAACTGGCTGTTTTAAATGTCATGGGACATTACGGGATGCCTTACGTCGATAACGCTTTTAGATGCGCAGATGAAACGGTAAAGGCGTTGCATGATGACGGCATCACAAATATTTTTGTGGATGTTCATGCCGAAGCTTCCAGCGAAAAACGGGCTATGATGATGCTTTTAGAAGGGCGTGTGAGCGCCGTGTGCGGAACGCATACGCATGTGAGCAGCGATGACCTACAGATATCAAAAGGCACGGCTTATCTGAGCGATATAGGCTTGACCGGCTGTCGCGACAATATTATCGGGATGGACAAAAAGACTCCTTTAGATGCTTTTTTTACAGGTATCAAAGGGCATTTCGACGTTCCGAAAAATTGTAAAAAGATTCTGCAAACGGTGATTTATGATATAAAAGACGGGAAGTGCGAAGATACGTTTAAAATCAAAATATTTGACGATAATACCAAAATAATCACAAAAGGGTGGATCGAAAGATGA
- a CDS encoding DEAD/DEAH box helicase, with amino-acid sequence MSQTRLFEYIKTTKKPSLDLLICQDDKEASSLADVAGFFDLDYVVFPDFRARFKDDLRPFKEELFELFRALRKYYNSDKKPLVISPVKTLLFPFPKEELLRSTVIEFGSTIDLPGFKEQMFFWGYEFVDIVQMEGEISFRGDIIDIYSPSAKNPVRVSLFDNEIEQIKEFELETQRTVGEELENFEITSAFYSLEEGEFNSLKERIVQSDSDSFVKDLASLGFWYLDELSQNFLEGKNVKLIHGLEPVLDEAYGLNDPQIPRESFNADIVAPEDIYHPVILTDVKSLLNVHKNKKITLIASNESQIKQSGIFDLEGIEVRYAPIILNVIGENELIVSLNKPEKKRRRRKTSILLDDLKPGDYVVHEDYGVGIFEKIDQMEILGGIKDFIVIRYMGDDKVLLPVENLDYIDRYIAGGGAVPVLDRLGKGSFAKLKESVRSKLFEIASSIVNTAAARALIKAPKIEVSKGIIQDFQASAGFLYTDDQKQSIDEILDEISSGHIMDRLLSGDVGFGKTEVAMNAIYAACKAGFQSALIVPTTLLSSQHFKSLDRRFDELGVRVAKLDRFIGAKEKKNILSALKEGAIDVVVGTHAVFGAVFHKLGLVIVDEEHKFGVKQKEKIKELYNNIHMLSMSATPIPRSLNQALSSIKTMSTLQTPPMERQGVRTFVKSYDEKLIKEVILRELRRGGQVFYVHNSIDHMPIKYGELRALLPELRMVMLHSKISSADTEKELLKFENREYDLMIATSIIESGIHMPSVNTMIIDGADRFGIADLHQLRGRVGRSNIEGFAYFIVEDKENITEEAKKRLIALESNSFLGSGSVLAYHDLEIRGGGNLVGDAQSGHIKNIGYSLYLRMLEDAIKELSNKVEEKKAKVDIKLAISAYISDAVVSEDRLRLDLYRRLSQAEDVNEIYEIEEETVDRFGALDDVTKQFFELMVIKLLSLSKKIKTVTSYAQNITFIYQNDSKESISAPSKDDDDIIKATLGYLRNSKPKVF; translated from the coding sequence TTGTCGCAAACACGTTTATTTGAGTATATAAAAACTACAAAGAAACCCTCTTTGGACCTCTTGATATGTCAAGATGACAAAGAGGCTTCTTCTCTCGCCGACGTAGCCGGATTCTTCGATCTGGATTATGTCGTTTTCCCCGATTTTCGAGCAAGATTCAAAGATGATCTCCGCCCTTTTAAAGAGGAACTTTTCGAACTTTTCAGAGCTCTTAGAAAATACTATAACAGCGACAAAAAACCGCTGGTGATCTCACCTGTTAAAACCCTGCTTTTTCCTTTCCCGAAAGAGGAGCTTTTGCGCTCGACTGTTATAGAGTTCGGTTCAACGATAGATCTGCCCGGCTTTAAAGAACAGATGTTTTTTTGGGGCTATGAGTTCGTCGATATCGTTCAGATGGAGGGAGAGATCTCTTTTCGTGGAGACATCATCGATATCTACTCTCCCTCGGCAAAAAATCCGGTAAGAGTTTCACTTTTTGACAACGAGATCGAGCAGATAAAGGAGTTTGAACTTGAGACTCAGAGAACCGTAGGCGAAGAGCTGGAGAATTTTGAGATAACTTCTGCCTTTTATTCACTTGAGGAAGGGGAGTTCAACTCTTTAAAAGAGAGGATCGTACAAAGCGACAGCGACAGCTTTGTGAAAGATCTGGCATCGCTTGGTTTTTGGTATCTCGATGAGCTTTCTCAAAACTTTTTAGAGGGCAAAAACGTAAAACTGATACACGGTTTGGAGCCGGTTTTAGACGAGGCGTACGGATTAAACGATCCGCAGATACCAAGAGAGTCTTTCAACGCAGATATTGTTGCTCCCGAAGATATTTATCACCCTGTCATTCTCACCGACGTCAAGAGTCTTTTAAACGTTCATAAAAACAAAAAAATCACGCTTATCGCTTCAAATGAGTCACAGATAAAACAGTCGGGTATCTTTGACCTTGAAGGGATAGAAGTCCGTTACGCTCCGATAATACTAAACGTAATAGGAGAAAACGAGCTTATCGTTTCGCTCAATAAACCCGAAAAGAAACGCAGACGAAGAAAGACATCTATCCTTTTAGATGATCTAAAACCGGGCGATTATGTAGTTCATGAAGATTACGGCGTGGGTATCTTTGAGAAGATCGACCAGATGGAGATACTCGGCGGCATAAAAGATTTCATCGTTATCCGCTATATGGGTGACGATAAGGTTCTTTTGCCGGTAGAGAACCTGGATTATATAGACAGATATATCGCCGGAGGCGGAGCCGTTCCGGTCTTGGACAGGCTCGGAAAAGGCAGTTTTGCAAAACTCAAAGAGAGTGTCAGAAGCAAACTCTTCGAGATAGCTTCATCGATCGTGAACACCGCTGCTGCGCGCGCGCTCATAAAAGCGCCGAAGATCGAAGTCTCCAAAGGTATCATACAGGATTTTCAAGCTTCGGCGGGATTCCTTTACACCGATGACCAAAAGCAGTCTATAGACGAGATCCTTGATGAGATATCAAGCGGGCATATCATGGACAGGCTTTTAAGCGGGGATGTCGGTTTTGGAAAGACGGAGGTGGCTATGAATGCAATCTACGCCGCTTGTAAAGCGGGATTTCAAAGCGCGTTGATCGTTCCCACTACGTTATTGAGCTCACAGCATTTTAAATCGCTTGACAGAAGATTTGACGAATTGGGTGTCAGAGTAGCAAAGCTTGACAGGTTTATCGGTGCAAAAGAGAAGAAAAACATATTAAGTGCTTTAAAAGAGGGTGCCATCGATGTCGTGGTGGGTACGCATGCCGTCTTTGGCGCCGTGTTTCACAAACTCGGGCTTGTTATCGTGGATGAAGAACACAAGTTCGGAGTAAAACAAAAAGAGAAGATCAAAGAGCTTTATAATAATATCCATATGCTTTCCATGAGTGCCACGCCTATCCCTAGGTCGCTTAACCAGGCGCTTAGCTCCATAAAGACCATGAGCACGCTTCAGACCCCGCCGATGGAGAGACAGGGGGTGAGGACCTTTGTCAAAAGCTATGACGAAAAACTCATAAAAGAGGTGATCCTTCGCGAGCTTCGCCGCGGCGGACAGGTTTTTTACGTCCATAACTCCATAGACCACATGCCGATAAAATACGGCGAGTTAAGAGCGCTTCTGCCCGAACTCAGAATGGTCATGCTTCACTCCAAGATTTCTTCGGCAGATACGGAAAAAGAGCTTTTAAAGTTTGAAAACCGTGAGTATGACCTGATGATCGCGACCTCCATCATCGAGTCGGGTATTCATATGCCTTCGGTAAATACGATGATAATAGACGGAGCCGACCGATTCGGTATCGCGGATCTTCATCAGCTGCGCGGACGCGTAGGGCGTTCGAATATCGAAGGCTTCGCCTATTTTATAGTCGAAGATAAAGAGAATATTACAGAAGAAGCAAAAAAACGCCTTATCGCTTTGGAATCAAACTCGTTTTTGGGAAGCGGTTCGGTTCTTGCCTATCATGACCTTGAAATAAGAGGCGGAGGAAATCTGGTAGGCGATGCACAAAGCGGCCATATTAAAAACATCGGTTACTCTCTTTATCTGCGGATGCTCGAAGATGCGATAAAAGAGCTTAGTAACAAGGTTGAAGAGAAAAAAGCAAAGGTCGATATAAAGCTTGCTATCAGCGCATATATATCAGATGCTGTTGTAAGTGAAGACAGACTCAGACTCGATCTGTACCGCCGCCTCTCACAGGCTGAAGATGTAAACGAGATATATGAGATAGAAGAGGAGACGGTCGATAGATTCGGTGCACTTGATGATGTGACAAAACAGTTCTTCGAGCTTATGGTCATCAAGCTTTTGAGTCTGAGCAAAAAGATAAAAACAGTCACCTCATATGCTCAAAACATTACGTTTATCTATCAAAATGATTCTAAAGAGAGCATCAGTGCACCGAGCAAAGACGATGACGATATCATCAAAGCAACACTGGGGTATCTAAGAAACTCCAAACCCAAAGTTTTTTAA
- a CDS encoding polymer-forming cytoskeletal protein, producing MAIFSNSDVKPESSNSTNTDASTTIITVGAFIKGEIDLECDLYVDGEFEGVINSKKNVNIGKNGHVKGNVIAKYIIIQGKIDGTIDADKVHIKAGGHVVGTITSSEFIIESKGIFEGDSKIKTSSSVK from the coding sequence ATGGCAATCTTTAGTAACAGCGACGTCAAACCTGAAAGTAGTAACAGCACCAACACAGACGCAAGTACAACCATCATCACCGTCGGTGCTTTCATTAAAGGGGAAATAGATCTAGAGTGTGATCTTTACGTAGACGGTGAGTTTGAGGGCGTTATCAACTCCAAGAAAAATGTAAATATCGGTAAAAACGGACATGTAAAAGGCAATGTCATCGCAAAGTATATAATCATCCAAGGCAAGATCGACGGAACCATAGACGCGGATAAAGTGCATATAAAAGCAGGCGGGCATGTCGTAGGTACGATCACTTCGTCCGAATTCATAATAGAATCAAAAGGTATTTTCGAGGGAGACAGTAAAATAAAGACGAGTTCTTCGGTTAAATAA
- a CDS encoding M23 family metallopeptidase — protein MDKKFTITIHDDNNFKQINLHKFVKKAVAYAVVFLMTLAFIAVTTILYLDYRVDAVAQKKNKLEEAYKILNEHNNELKLSIAQTQKNLDDKKDELQSVSDKLEDIEDLIGLNPPTNMPLIQRADMTKVTSQQIAVLMKLVPNGSPIPYNGITSKFGYRIHPTLHIKEFHRGDDLKAELNTPVRATADGMVEYAGYHKTSGYGNLVILDHSFGFKTFFGHLNKIVIKSGQFVKKGTIIAYTGNSGMSNGPHLHYEIRFIQRPLNPFYFIKWSVKNYKEIFEKEVNIPWQSLVTATSNLKVVTAPTQTQVQPSSPSVLSLKGK, from the coding sequence TTGGATAAAAAATTTACGATCACCATTCATGATGATAATAATTTTAAACAGATAAACTTACATAAGTTTGTAAAAAAAGCAGTTGCGTATGCCGTGGTTTTTTTAATGACTTTGGCGTTTATCGCCGTGACGACGATACTCTATCTCGATTACAGGGTAGATGCCGTTGCTCAAAAAAAGAACAAACTTGAAGAAGCATATAAGATCTTGAACGAACACAATAATGAACTGAAACTTTCAATCGCGCAGACACAAAAGAATCTGGACGATAAAAAAGATGAACTGCAAAGCGTTTCGGATAAGCTTGAAGATATCGAAGACCTCATAGGATTGAATCCTCCTACGAACATGCCTCTTATACAAAGAGCCGATATGACGAAGGTAACGTCACAGCAGATCGCAGTGCTTATGAAACTCGTACCAAACGGTTCACCGATCCCTTATAATGGGATTACGAGTAAATTCGGTTATCGTATCCATCCCACTCTTCATATTAAAGAGTTTCATCGCGGAGACGATCTAAAAGCCGAACTTAACACTCCCGTACGTGCAACGGCTGACGGCATGGTCGAATATGCAGGATATCATAAAACAAGCGGATACGGAAACCTGGTAATCTTAGATCACAGTTTCGGATTTAAGACATTTTTTGGACATCTCAATAAAATTGTGATAAAATCAGGCCAATTTGTAAAAAAAGGAACTATTATCGCATATACGGGGAACAGCGGTATGAGCAACGGTCCGCATCTGCATTATGAGATTAGATTTATACAAAGGCCTCTAAATCCGTTTTATTTTATAAAATGGAGTGTAAAAAACTATAAGGAAATTTTTGAAAAGGAAGTAAACATACCATGGCAATCTTTAGTAACAGCGACGTCAAACCTGAAAGTAGTAACAGCACCAACACAGACGCAAGTACAACCATCATCACCGTCGGTGCTTTCATTAAAGGGGAAATAG
- a CDS encoding bifunctional folylpolyglutamate synthase/dihydrofolate synthase: MIQPLDRFLENKPLFYEEIDYERMPRVYAKIRSKLPHAKIIHLIGTNGKGTTGRFLATALFHKGFNVGHYTSPHILKFNERIWKNRSDVTDKELQTAHKKLYKLLDKEDREALSYFEYTTLLAIIVFEGCEYIVLEAGLGGEHDATAVFEKELTLFTPIDFDHQAFLGESIKSIATTKLNAMAKTAVIGFQKHEEVYELARDIAYKKNANIIFVKDLSSYNIEKIDMIAKNLRLANHLRGNLALAAAALLTLGFDYDADDFADAELFGRLSRVASNVYLDVGHNALAADAISESFAGKKITLVYNTYKDKDFKSILAVLKPIIESVEIIKVNEQRIVEKDILQSVFKELSIPYRDFTTIDKDKEYLVFGSFSVAETFLKGYVG; encoded by the coding sequence ATGATACAGCCCCTGGATCGATTTTTGGAAAATAAACCTCTTTTTTATGAAGAGATCGATTATGAGCGAATGCCTCGTGTTTATGCGAAAATAAGATCTAAACTGCCTCATGCAAAAATAATACATCTGATAGGAACGAACGGAAAGGGGACGACGGGCAGATTTTTGGCCACGGCTCTTTTTCACAAAGGCTTTAACGTCGGACATTACACCTCCCCTCATATATTAAAGTTCAATGAGCGGATCTGGAAAAACCGCAGCGATGTCACGGACAAAGAACTGCAGACGGCACATAAAAAGCTCTACAAACTTCTTGATAAGGAGGACAGGGAAGCTCTTAGCTATTTTGAGTATACGACGCTTCTTGCGATAATCGTTTTTGAGGGTTGTGAATATATCGTGCTGGAAGCCGGGCTTGGCGGTGAACATGATGCTACGGCGGTATTTGAAAAAGAGTTGACGCTTTTTACGCCTATAGATTTCGATCATCAGGCATTTTTGGGCGAGAGTATCAAAAGTATAGCGACGACAAAGCTGAACGCTATGGCAAAAACAGCGGTTATCGGATTTCAAAAACATGAAGAGGTTTATGAGTTGGCACGTGATATCGCGTATAAAAAAAATGCTAATATTATCTTTGTGAAAGATCTGAGTTCCTATAATATCGAAAAAATAGATATGATAGCCAAAAATCTGAGGCTCGCGAACCATCTCAGAGGTAATCTGGCTTTGGCAGCAGCGGCACTTTTAACTTTGGGATTTGACTACGATGCAGATGATTTTGCGGATGCCGAACTATTCGGCAGACTCAGTAGAGTGGCATCGAACGTCTATCTTGACGTCGGGCATAATGCTTTGGCGGCGGATGCGATTTCAGAATCTTTTGCGGGTAAAAAAATCACACTTGTCTACAATACGTATAAAGATAAGGATTTTAAATCGATTTTAGCTGTTTTAAAACCTATAATAGAGAGTGTTGAAATCATAAAAGTGAATGAGCAGAGAATAGTGGAAAAAGATATTTTGCAGTCAGTCTTTAAGGAGTTGTCCATACCGTATAGGGATTTTACAACGATCGATAAAGATAAAGAGTATCTGGTTTTTGGCTCATTTAGTGTTGCCGAGACATTTTTAAAGGGTTATGTTGGATAA
- a CDS encoding GGDEF domain-containing protein, with the protein MTINGIIKNAVERLKREDKLLMPDAYAEAFCKEAKIAGMLVEDCNQVDKYANTLNKDYQQELRQYHLKTTQELVRYLISKLNRMNPTNCATILAENQLLTKRVLEAVELLHNKEAATLAKKSIDIINTPNASKEQYEHYRQLWINFITSYDDAFLNHLKPMGKVYSQDLKTTIENLAHQKSVSKDRDLRHIATIMIASLVPSIASSVNDKIAKISDDLRKNPELLTSESIEKEIKTAIKLRIALDKDALKEMIQSLDMVLDKLSIQLIDMIEKSDQSNSEIKEIKKDLDNLNRQENLDFKTAHNKLYTIAIALEENTAALSKDLKAHDDEVKLLGKKIEVLEKELEDAKKASREDFLTKLFNKRALDDTLEIKENEFERFGRDYSIVMFDIDYFKKVNDEYGHEAGDVILTAFANILKQECRTVDTVGRYGGEEFMAILSETDLKGAVIFAEKVREHVQKAKFLFQNRRIDVTVSAGVSERARFPSQKSAIHSADEYLYLAKKNGRNRIESP; encoded by the coding sequence ATGACAATAAACGGTATTATTAAAAACGCTGTTGAAAGACTAAAAAGAGAAGACAAGCTGTTAATGCCAGACGCGTATGCGGAAGCTTTTTGTAAAGAGGCCAAAATTGCAGGAATGCTTGTCGAGGATTGTAATCAGGTAGATAAATACGCCAATACTTTAAATAAAGATTATCAGCAGGAGTTACGGCAGTATCACTTAAAAACCACGCAGGAGCTGGTACGGTATCTGATATCAAAACTCAACCGTATGAATCCGACGAACTGTGCTACCATTTTGGCTGAAAACCAGCTCTTGACAAAAAGAGTGCTCGAAGCCGTTGAGCTTCTTCATAATAAAGAAGCCGCGACTCTAGCAAAAAAAAGTATAGATATCATAAATACGCCAAATGCTTCAAAAGAGCAGTATGAACACTACCGTCAGCTTTGGATCAATTTTATAACCAGCTATGACGACGCGTTTTTGAACCATCTAAAACCGATGGGCAAGGTCTATTCTCAAGATTTAAAGACTACCATTGAAAACCTTGCACATCAAAAATCCGTCTCCAAAGACAGGGATCTCAGGCATATTGCGACGATCATGATAGCTTCTTTGGTCCCTTCTATCGCTTCAAGCGTAAACGACAAAATAGCAAAAATCAGTGACGATCTGAGAAAAAATCCCGAACTTCTTACTTCCGAATCGATTGAAAAAGAGATAAAAACTGCTATAAAGCTCCGTATAGCACTTGACAAAGATGCTTTAAAAGAGATGATACAGTCTTTAGATATGGTGTTGGACAAACTCTCGATACAGCTTATAGATATGATCGAAAAATCCGACCAGTCGAACTCCGAGATAAAAGAGATCAAAAAAGACCTTGATAATCTCAACAGACAGGAAAATCTGGATTTTAAGACAGCTCATAATAAACTCTATACCATAGCTATAGCACTCGAAGAGAATACGGCTGCACTCAGTAAAGACCTAAAAGCCCATGATGACGAAGTAAAACTTTTGGGCAAGAAGATAGAGGTGCTTGAAAAAGAGCTCGAAGATGCAAAGAAAGCATCGCGAGAAGATTTCTTGACAAAACTTTTCAATAAACGCGCTCTTGACGATACTTTGGAGATAAAAGAGAATGAATTCGAGAGATTCGGCAGAGATTACTCGATTGTTATGTTTGATATAGACTATTTTAAGAAAGTCAACGACGAATACGGACATGAAGCGGGTGACGTGATCTTAACCGCTTTTGCAAATATATTAAAACAGGAGTGCAGAACTGTAGATACAGTCGGCAGATACGGAGGTGAAGAGTTTATGGCCATTCTCAGTGAAACCGATCTGAAGGGTGCCGTTATCTTTGCCGAGAAAGTGCGTGAACATGTACAAAAAGCAAAATTCCTGTTTCAAAACAGGCGCATAGACGTAACCGTAAGTGCAGGCGTAAGCGAACGAGCGAGGTTTCCGTCTCAAAAATCCGCTATCCACTCGGCAGACGAATATCTGTATCTGGCAAAGAAAAACGGAAGAAACAGGATAGAATCGCCATGA
- the leuS gene encoding leucine--tRNA ligase, whose translation MDIEKKWQKFWNENSSFEPNDDFSKEKKYILSMFPFPSGRLHMGHVRNYSIGDAFARYYRQQGLNVLHPIGFDSFGMPAENAAIKNGIHPKKWTYENIDYMRGELANLGLSFSKEREFATSDEIYTKFEQGFIIDMFEKGLLYRKKGFLNWCPHDQTVLANEQVIDGCCWRCDTEVVKKEMYQYYLKISEYADELLNDLKLLENGWPKQVLTMQENWIGKSTGLEFDLYLDDASKELLGGNFEKFDVFTTRPDTIYGVSYTALAPEHDIVTYMLENKLFDEETANLVRHMKNSNNIDRQKDKQGVALGINVIHPLTGKSVPVWIANFVLMDYGSGAVMAVPAHDDRDYEFAKKYDLPINAVIRPKEGELPTDAAYTEAGVLFNSSKFDGISSIDAKQKIMDHFEAKNIGQKVINFRLKDWGISRQRYWGAPIPLVHCDKCGIVAEKKENLPVTLPEDVAFTGEGNPIDNHPTWKNCKCPKCGGDALRETDTMDTFVESSWYFLRYTASKMTWNEKGFDKKEVDYWMNVDHYIGGIEHAILHLLYSRFFTKVLRDLGYIDNTEPFDRLLTQGMVLKDGSKMSKSKGNTVDPDALIEKYGADTARLFILFAAPPTQELEWNDSAVEGAYRFLKRFYDRSANAYKCEALPVIEHANLTKDEKFARRKVYEALQRSVEVYAERYTFNTMIAGVMEAMNALGAQENADVWTEGYWILASILEPVVPHICWELSSNLFECKNLAPQKIIDEVFEVDTISMGVSVNGKKRAEIEVGVSEEDADILALAKESVEKWIEGKAIIKEIIVPGKLVNIVIKG comes from the coding sequence ATGGATATAGAAAAAAAATGGCAGAAGTTCTGGAATGAGAATTCCAGTTTCGAGCCGAATGATGACTTTAGCAAAGAGAAAAAATATATACTCAGTATGTTTCCTTTTCCGAGCGGAAGACTGCATATGGGGCATGTCCGTAACTACTCGATCGGCGATGCCTTTGCACGCTATTACCGTCAGCAGGGGCTAAACGTTCTTCATCCTATCGGTTTTGACAGTTTTGGTATGCCTGCAGAAAATGCAGCCATCAAAAATGGAATACATCCGAAAAAATGGACATATGAAAATATAGACTATATGAGAGGTGAACTTGCAAATCTCGGTCTTTCGTTTTCAAAAGAGCGTGAGTTTGCGACGAGTGATGAGATCTATACAAAGTTCGAGCAGGGTTTTATTATCGATATGTTCGAAAAAGGGCTGCTTTACCGTAAAAAAGGTTTCTTGAACTGGTGTCCGCATGACCAAACCGTGCTTGCAAACGAACAGGTGATTGACGGATGCTGCTGGAGATGTGATACCGAAGTCGTAAAAAAAGAGATGTATCAATACTACCTCAAGATATCAGAGTATGCAGATGAGCTTTTAAACGACCTGAAGCTTCTTGAAAACGGCTGGCCGAAGCAGGTTTTGACTATGCAGGAAAACTGGATAGGAAAGTCGACAGGTCTGGAGTTCGATCTTTATCTCGATGATGCAAGTAAAGAGCTTCTGGGCGGAAACTTTGAAAAGTTCGACGTATTTACTACCCGTCCCGATACTATCTACGGAGTAAGCTATACGGCACTCGCACCCGAACACGACATCGTTACCTATATGTTAGAGAACAAGCTTTTTGATGAAGAGACGGCTAACCTTGTCCGTCATATGAAAAATTCGAATAACATCGATCGTCAAAAAGACAAGCAGGGTGTTGCTCTTGGGATCAATGTCATCCACCCGCTTACGGGCAAAAGCGTTCCTGTATGGATAGCAAATTTTGTATTGATGGATTACGGCAGCGGTGCGGTTATGGCCGTTCCTGCTCATGATGACAGAGATTATGAATTCGCGAAAAAATATGACCTGCCGATAAATGCGGTCATCAGACCAAAAGAGGGTGAGTTGCCGACCGATGCCGCATATACCGAAGCCGGAGTTTTGTTCAACTCAAGTAAGTTTGACGGCATCTCTTCGATCGATGCGAAACAGAAGATTATGGATCATTTCGAAGCCAAAAATATCGGTCAAAAGGTGATCAACTTCCGCTTAAAAGACTGGGGAATCTCGCGTCAAAGATATTGGGGCGCACCGATCCCTTTAGTACACTGTGACAAGTGCGGAATAGTCGCAGAAAAAAAAGAAAATCTTCCGGTCACTCTGCCTGAAGATGTAGCGTTCACGGGAGAAGGCAATCCCATAGATAACCATCCGACATGGAAAAACTGCAAATGTCCGAAATGCGGCGGAGATGCACTCCGCGAAACGGACACCATGGATACATTTGTCGAATCTTCTTGGTACTTTTTACGTTATACGGCATCAAAAATGACATGGAACGAAAAAGGCTTTGATAAAAAAGAGGTCGATTACTGGATGAACGTCGATCATTATATCGGCGGTATCGAACATGCGATACTGCATCTTTTATATTCAAGATTTTTTACGAAAGTATTAAGAGACCTCGGTTACATAGATAATACGGAACCTTTTGACAGACTGCTTACTCAGGGGATGGTCCTTAAAGACGGTTCGAAGATGAGCAAATCAAAAGGCAATACGGTCGATCCTGATGCACTTATAGAGAAATACGGTGCGGATACGGCAAGGCTTTTCATCCTTTTTGCAGCACCTCCGACGCAGGAGCTGGAGTGGAACGACAGTGCGGTAGAGGGAGCATACAGATTCTTAAAACGCTTCTATGACAGAAGTGCAAATGCATACAAGTGTGAGGCTTTACCTGTAATAGAGCATGCAAATCTAACAAAAGATGAAAAATTTGCCCGCAGAAAAGTATATGAGGCACTACAAAGAAGCGTAGAGGTCTATGCCGAGCGTTATACTTTCAATACGATGATCGCCGGTGTGATGGAAGCGATGAATGCACTCGGTGCGCAGGAAAACGCGGATGTCTGGACGGAGGGATACTGGATCCTTGCTTCGATCCTTGAACCTGTTGTTCCGCATATCTGCTGGGAGTTAAGCTCAAATCTGTTCGAGTGTAAAAACCTTGCACCTCAAAAGATCATAGATGAGGTCTTTGAAGTCGATACTATAAGCATGGGCGTATCCGTAAACGGCAAAAAACGTGCGGAAATAGAGGTCGGTGTAAGTGAAGAAGATGCAGATATTTTGGCTCTTGCCAAAGAGAGTGTCGAAAAATGGATAGAAGGCAAGGCGATAATAAAAGAGATAATCGTCCCGGGAAAACTTGTCAATATAGTGATAAAAGGATAA
- a CDS encoding DUF6394 family protein encodes MDWGKVVYVFFSLMSLTSIAGFLYEHTSTALFVAASVNLVSTILKIGVRNLLAAELLASSLVADIHLIPAFVYVEIVGNMSWAIALSIGALIANIFSMGLVYIESSKNREEY; translated from the coding sequence ATGGACTGGGGAAAAGTAGTATACGTATTTTTTTCATTGATGAGTTTAACATCCATAGCCGGATTTTTATATGAACACACAAGTACCGCTTTATTTGTCGCCGCAAGTGTAAACCTTGTTTCGACGATACTGAAGATCGGTGTGAGAAACCTTCTTGCAGCCGAGCTTTTAGCCAGTTCATTGGTAGCGGATATACACCTTATACCGGCATTTGTGTATGTGGAGATAGTCGGAAACATGAGCTGGGCGATTGCACTCTCCATCGGAGCGCTTATCGCAAACATATTTTCGATGGGACTTGTATATATAGAGAGTTCCAAAAATAGAGAAGAGTATTAA